Proteins encoded in a region of the Campylobacter sp. MIT 99-7217 genome:
- a CDS encoding TolC family protein: MKKILFYIVLSAFFIACSGKLKQINEPNLQTIKLQELNLSKEWWKSYENEDLNAFITYIEQNNADINIARINLLKAVANYKLINFDMYPSLSGNLGANVAKDLNLGTQSKSFSNSLNLSYELDIYGKISNQISSKEFSAKASEYDLENLRLSTINSSIDYIFDLAYFNDVENLLKEYILNLEQSYEIYKLKYELGKVEELEFLNMEQSLYQARQNLLSNQQNKELVIKNIKDLLGQQEGFLRLKNFESLSLTDFKDLNISFDLPLEIFAYRADVRSKANALFAAFEDTKAAKKAILPSVSLGGSLSGSDEKFNPSFKYLNLGGALQISLPFLDFARVRQNIKISEFSYEALRLEYEQALQVALNEFYLCYKDYEFNKKLLENIRLINAKQELITKAYAQKYELGKSELKDFLDAQNSFISSSQEILSSRLKVLKTTNLYYKITTIKP, translated from the coding sequence ATGAAAAAAATACTTTTTTATATCGTTTTGAGTGCATTTTTCATAGCTTGCTCAGGAAAATTAAAACAAATCAATGAGCCAAATTTGCAAACTATCAAGCTTCAAGAGCTTAATCTAAGTAAAGAATGGTGGAAAAGCTATGAAAATGAGGATCTAAATGCTTTTATCACATATATAGAGCAAAATAATGCAGATATAAATATAGCAAGGATAAATTTGCTTAAGGCTGTGGCAAATTATAAGCTTATCAATTTTGACATGTATCCAAGCTTGAGCGGAAATTTAGGAGCAAATGTAGCTAAGGATTTGAATTTAGGAACACAATCAAAAAGCTTTTCAAATTCCTTAAATTTAAGCTATGAACTTGATATTTATGGCAAAATTTCAAATCAAATTTCATCTAAGGAATTTAGTGCAAAAGCAAGCGAATATGATCTTGAAAATTTGCGTCTAAGCACTATAAATTCAAGTATTGATTATATTTTTGATCTGGCTTATTTTAATGATGTTGAGAACTTACTCAAAGAATATATCTTAAATTTAGAACAAAGTTATGAAATTTACAAATTAAAATACGAACTTGGAAAGGTCGAAGAACTTGAGTTTTTAAACATGGAACAAAGCCTTTACCAAGCCAGACAAAATTTACTTTCAAACCAGCAAAATAAAGAGCTTGTTATAAAAAATATAAAAGATCTCTTAGGTCAGCAAGAGGGCTTTTTAAGGCTCAAAAACTTTGAGAGCTTGTCCTTGACGGATTTTAAGGATTTAAATATTAGCTTTGATTTGCCTTTGGAAATTTTTGCTTATAGAGCTGATGTGCGTTCAAAAGCAAATGCTCTTTTTGCAGCCTTTGAGGATACTAAAGCAGCTAAAAAGGCTATTTTACCAAGTGTTAGCTTGGGTGGAAGTTTAAGCGGTAGCGATGAAAAATTTAATCCAAGCTTTAAATACTTAAATTTAGGTGGTGCTTTGCAAATTTCTTTGCCTTTTTTGGACTTTGCTAGGGTTAGACAAAATATCAAAATTTCTGAGTTTTCCTACGAGGCTTTAAGACTTGAGTATGAACAGGCTTTGCAGGTGGCTTTAAATGAGTTTTATTTATGCTATAAAGACTATGAATTTAACAAAAAACTTTTGGAAAATATCAGACTTATAAATGCCAAACAAGAGCTTATCACTAAGGCTTATGCGCAAAAATACGAGCTTGGCAAAAGTGAATTAAAAGACTTTTTAGACGCTCAAAATAGCTTTATTTCTTCTTCTCAAGAAATTTTAAGCTCAAGGCTTAAGGTACTTAAAACGACAAATTTGTATTATAAAATCACAACCATAAAACCTTGA
- a CDS encoding nickel-dependent hydrogenase large subunit yields the protein MSKKIIVDPITRIEGHLRVEVVVDDNNVVQEAYAGSTLWRGIETIVRGRDPRDVGFMTQRICGVCTFSHYKAGIVAVEDALGITPPLNALLTRTLMNAALFLHDHIVHFYQLHALDWVDIVSALSADVKKASDLAFAYTDVPYATGADKLLEVQQRVKAFVDKGNLGPFANAYYGHPTYRLSPEQNLIALSHYLECLRVQRIIAQCMAIFGAKNPHPQSLTVGGVTCVMDLLSPARMGEYLEKMREVVDFVNRAYYPDLIMAGKAYANEPSVVNDVGVPNLFTYKEFQLGANEWLFESGIIKNGDLSKVYEVEEEKITEEATHSWYQKDEPLHPYDGDTTPNYTGLVDGESIDHHGNVAHTKNFDTKGKYSWIKAPRYDGEPMQVGPLANIAVNYVKGNANVVPVVDKFLKDTGLPITAVLSTLGRTATRCIEAAIIGKNVFRAFDNLVENLKVDESTCAPYVIDVNKEYKGRYIGNVPRGTLSHWCRIKNGVIENWQAVVPSTWNASPKDSKGVGGSYEQCLLGLKIADVKQPLEIIRKIHSYDPCIACAVHVMDTKGNNLSEYKVSVN from the coding sequence ATGAGTAAAAAGATAATTGTTGATCCTATCACGAGGATAGAAGGACACTTAAGGGTTGAAGTTGTTGTTGATGATAATAATGTCGTTCAAGAAGCTTATGCAGGCTCAACTCTTTGGCGTGGGATAGAAACCATAGTAAGGGGTCGCGATCCTCGTGATGTGGGTTTTATGACTCAAAGAATCTGTGGTGTTTGTACTTTTTCTCACTATAAAGCTGGTATTGTTGCTGTTGAAGACGCACTTGGCATAACACCTCCTTTAAATGCTCTTTTAACAAGAACCTTGATGAACGCAGCTTTATTTTTACATGATCATATCGTGCATTTTTATCAGCTTCATGCTCTTGATTGGGTGGATATAGTTAGTGCTTTGAGTGCTGATGTAAAAAAGGCGAGTGATTTAGCTTTTGCTTATACTGATGTGCCTTATGCAACAGGAGCTGATAAGCTTTTGGAAGTGCAACAAAGAGTAAAAGCCTTTGTTGATAAGGGAAATTTAGGACCTTTTGCTAATGCTTATTATGGTCACCCAACTTATCGTTTAAGTCCTGAGCAAAATCTTATCGCTCTTTCTCACTACCTAGAATGTTTAAGAGTACAAAGGATAATTGCTCAATGTATGGCTATTTTTGGAGCAAAAAATCCTCACCCTCAAAGCCTTACAGTTGGCGGTGTAACTTGTGTTATGGATCTTTTATCTCCTGCTAGAATGGGTGAATATCTTGAAAAAATGAGAGAGGTGGTTGATTTTGTTAACCGTGCTTATTATCCTGATCTTATCATGGCAGGAAAAGCCTATGCAAATGAGCCTAGCGTAGTTAATGATGTGGGTGTGCCAAACCTCTTCACTTATAAAGAATTCCAACTTGGAGCTAATGAATGGCTGTTTGAAAGTGGTATCATTAAAAATGGCGATTTGAGCAAGGTTTATGAAGTAGAAGAAGAAAAGATCACTGAAGAGGCGACTCATTCTTGGTATCAAAAAGATGAGCCTTTGCACCCTTATGATGGCGATACTACTCCAAATTATACAGGGCTTGTTGATGGAGAAAGTATAGATCATCATGGAAATGTAGCTCATACGAAGAATTTTGATACCAAAGGCAAATACAGCTGGATAAAAGCTCCAAGATATGATGGTGAGCCTATGCAAGTAGGACCTTTGGCAAATATCGCTGTGAATTATGTAAAAGGAAATGCAAATGTTGTTCCTGTTGTTGATAAATTCTTAAAAGATACAGGACTTCCTATAACAGCTGTATTAAGCACGCTTGGAAGAACCGCTACTCGTTGTATAGAAGCAGCGATCATCGGTAAAAATGTCTTTAGGGCTTTTGACAATTTAGTAGAAAATTTAAAGGTCGATGAAAGCACTTGTGCGCCTTATGTTATCGATGTAAATAAAGAATACAAAGGCAGATACATAGGCAATGTACCTCGTGGAACACTTAGTCATTGGTGTAGGATTAAAAATGGCGTGATTGAAAATTGGCAAGCTGTTGTTCCTTCGACTTGGAATGCTAGTCCAAAGGATTCCAAAGGTGTTGGTGGAAGCTATGAGCAATGTCTTTTGGGACTAAAAATTGCCGATGTAAAACAACCACTTGAAATCATACGCAAAATTCACTCATACGATCCTTGTATCGCTTGTGCTGTGCATGTTATGGATACAAAAGGCAACAACTTGAGTGAATATAAAGTGAGCGTAAATTAA
- a CDS encoding outer membrane beta-barrel protein — protein sequence MRASVNLDLLYNFYNEAKKSGGIFVGINSGGIEWDEKLYTGTNDAEYFFGSLGFNVGIRSKFSAHNIEFGAKIPFANENVITETRAYKLTMKENYNLFLRYIYDFEF from the coding sequence ATAAGAGCTAGTGTAAATTTAGATCTTTTGTATAATTTTTATAATGAAGCAAAAAAATCAGGTGGCATTTTTGTAGGCATAAACTCAGGTGGTATAGAATGGGACGAAAAGCTTTATACAGGAACTAATGATGCAGAATATTTTTTTGGTAGCTTGGGATTTAATGTAGGTATAAGGAGTAAATTTTCAGCCCACAATATAGAATTTGGAGCAAAAATCCCTTTCGCAAATGAAAATGTCATCACTGAAACCAGAGCTTATAAGCTAACAATGAAAGAAAATTATAATCTATTCTTGCGTTATATCTATGATTTTGAGTTTTAG
- the cybH gene encoding Ni/Fe-hydrogenase, b-type cytochrome subunit, which translates to MEQRVALNSVRAELDGQPRRTEYEFSIGLRATHWLRAVSIVILVGTGFYLSYVFQSPLSTGEPTNFMQAKYRFVHEVAGFVLIACVIFKVYLFFFDKMSVKERNSFKEALDPKAWIEQIKFYLFIGKYPHHKGCYNPLQFATYTFFYAIMFGIILTGLILYVHVYHEGLGGMLYDLLRPFEAMFGGLAEVRTYHRIFMWVIIIFLPVHIYMAVFNALKGRDGSLDAIFSGYKYIRDDARF; encoded by the coding sequence ATGGAACAAAGAGTCGCACTTAACAGCGTTAGAGCTGAACTTGATGGGCAGCCACGCAGAACAGAGTATGAATTTAGCATAGGTTTAAGAGCTACACATTGGCTAAGAGCGGTTAGTATCGTGATCTTGGTGGGCACAGGCTTTTATCTTTCTTATGTTTTTCAAAGTCCTCTTTCAACAGGAGAGCCAACAAATTTTATGCAAGCAAAATACCGCTTCGTGCATGAGGTAGCAGGTTTTGTTTTGATCGCTTGTGTGATTTTCAAGGTTTATCTTTTCTTTTTTGATAAAATGAGCGTGAAAGAAAGAAATAGCTTTAAAGAAGCACTTGATCCTAAAGCTTGGATAGAACAAATTAAATTCTATCTTTTCATAGGCAAATACCCTCATCATAAGGGCTGTTATAATCCTTTGCAGTTTGCAACTTATACCTTTTTTTATGCGATTATGTTTGGGATCATCTTAACAGGACTTATTCTTTATGTGCATGTTTATCATGAGGGACTTGGTGGCATGCTTTATGACTTGCTTCGTCCTTTTGAGGCTATGTTTGGAGGCTTAGCTGAGGTTCGCACCTATCATAGAATTTTTATGTGGGTGATCATTATCTTTTTGCCTGTTCATATTTATATGGCGGTATTTAATGCACTTAAGGGGCGTGATGGAAGCTTGGACGCTATTTTTAGCGGATACAAGTATATAAGAGATGATGCAAGATTTTGA
- a CDS encoding hydrogenase small subunit: protein MDFKQIETRLNELERMPALNPQNSIPKALEKAGFSRRDFMKWAGAMTAFLALPTTFVPLVARAAELADRLPVVWLHMAECTGCSESLLRSDTPTIDSLIFDYISLEYHETVMAASGWQAEENLENAIKKYKGNYVLMVEGGIPMGSTESFLTVGAHGKTGYEISKQACEDAYAILAIGTCSSYGGIQSARPNPSNAQPLSKVTGKTVINVPGCPPSEKNIVGNVLQFLLFKEAPALDVFNRPKWAYGLRIHDLCERRGHFDAGEFVEHFGDEGAKQGYCLYKVGCKGPYTFNNCSRERFNSHTSWPIQAGHGCIGCSEPNFWDTMQPFEKPMAEHKFDSVFGGLGADAVADKIGVGVLCLAGVAIAAHAVIATMSKEKGE, encoded by the coding sequence ATGGATTTTAAACAAATTGAGACTAGGCTCAATGAGCTTGAAAGAATGCCAGCGTTAAATCCACAAAATTCTATCCCAAAGGCTTTAGAAAAGGCTGGATTTTCTCGTCGCGATTTTATGAAGTGGGCTGGAGCAATGACAGCTTTTTTGGCTTTACCAACTACTTTTGTTCCCCTTGTTGCAAGGGCTGCTGAGCTTGCGGATCGTTTGCCTGTTGTATGGCTTCATATGGCTGAATGTACCGGTTGTAGTGAAAGTTTGTTAAGAAGTGATACACCAACGATTGATAGTCTTATTTTTGATTATATTTCCTTAGAATATCATGAAACAGTCATGGCTGCTTCAGGTTGGCAAGCAGAAGAAAATTTAGAAAATGCTATTAAAAAATACAAGGGAAATTATGTTTTAATGGTAGAAGGTGGTATCCCTATGGGTTCTACTGAAAGTTTTTTAACAGTAGGAGCACATGGAAAAACGGGTTATGAAATTTCAAAACAAGCCTGTGAAGATGCTTATGCTATTTTAGCTATTGGCACCTGTTCTTCATATGGAGGTATTCAGTCTGCAAGACCAAATCCAAGTAACGCCCAGCCTCTAAGCAAAGTTACAGGCAAAACAGTTATCAATGTTCCTGGCTGTCCTCCAAGTGAAAAAAATATCGTGGGCAATGTTTTGCAATTCCTACTTTTTAAAGAAGCTCCAGCACTTGATGTGTTTAATCGTCCAAAATGGGCTTATGGGCTTAGAATTCATGATCTTTGCGAAAGAAGAGGGCATTTTGATGCCGGCGAATTTGTCGAACATTTTGGTGATGAGGGTGCAAAGCAAGGGTATTGCCTTTATAAAGTGGGCTGCAAAGGACCTTACACCTTTAATAACTGCTCAAGAGAAAGATTTAACTCACACACTTCATGGCCTATCCAAGCAGGACATGGCTGTATAGGCTGTTCGGAGCCAAATTTCTGGGATACTATGCAACCTTTTGAAAAACCTATGGCGGAGCATAAATTTGATTCTGTCTTTGGTGGTTTGGGAGCTGATGCGGTCGCTGATAAGATAGGTGTAGGTGTGCTTTGTTTAGCTGGCGTTGCTATAGCGGCACATGCAGTAATCGCTACGATGAGTAAGGAAAAAGGGGAATAA
- a CDS encoding nitroreductase family protein, with amino-acid sequence MKKELELFSTRYSCRNFTNEALNDEDLRQILEVARLSPSSLGLEPWKFLVVKDEFKKAEISKIANNQAHVKNAAALIIIVSKLDFASTFESKLRARKMSEEDLQMRLKTYKPFLEAMNAEQKVFYAREQAHLALGGILYAANALKIATCAIGGFDKNALNAYLKLDTSKEFTSLIVALGKSADEKIPPKQRYSFDEVVKFI; translated from the coding sequence ATGAAAAAAGAATTAGAACTTTTTTCCACAAGGTATTCTTGTAGGAATTTCACAAATGAAGCCTTAAATGATGAGGATTTAAGGCAAATTTTAGAGGTGGCAAGGCTTAGTCCTAGCTCCTTAGGGCTTGAGCCGTGGAAGTTTTTAGTCGTCAAAGATGAGTTTAAAAAGGCTGAGATCTCAAAAATAGCAAATAATCAAGCTCATGTAAAAAATGCTGCTGCTTTGATCATCATCGTTTCAAAGCTTGATTTTGCAAGCACTTTTGAAAGCAAATTAAGAGCTAGAAAGATGAGCGAGGAGGACTTGCAAATGAGACTTAAGACCTATAAGCCTTTTTTGGAGGCAATGAATGCTGAACAAAAGGTATTTTATGCTAGAGAACAAGCTCATCTTGCACTTGGAGGCATTTTATATGCAGCAAATGCTCTGAAAATCGCTACTTGTGCCATAGGTGGCTTTGATAAAAATGCCTTAAATGCTTATCTTAAACTTGATACAAGCAAGGAATTTACAAGTCTTATCGTTGCACTTGGGAAAAGTGCTGATGAGAAAATTCCGCCAAAGCAAAGATATAGCTTTGATGAAGTGGTAAAATTTATCTAA
- a CDS encoding ATPase yields MKMSQAVANIFAGVNGAGKTTLYYNELELGKDLGYRINVNEIVSSFGDPKNAKDQVRASKIAIKMRENYIKYHKDFNQESTLCGKAILKLFEKLKEQDYQIKLLYVGLESPSLAKQRVKIRVAKGGHHVNDETIEKRDYESLRNLAKIAHLCDELIIFDNSTKFQKVLECKNRQIKIFLELEWIKDLGVLNTLKQIQQT; encoded by the coding sequence ATGAAAATGTCTCAAGCCGTAGCCAACATTTTTGCAGGGGTAAATGGAGCTGGAAAAACTACTCTTTATTACAATGAACTTGAGCTGGGTAAAGATCTTGGCTACAGAATCAATGTCAATGAGATCGTAAGTAGTTTTGGAGATCCAAAAAATGCGAAAGATCAGGTTAGAGCTTCAAAAATTGCCATAAAAATGAGAGAAAATTATATCAAATACCATAAAGATTTTAACCAAGAAAGTACACTATGTGGAAAAGCTATTTTAAAGCTCTTTGAAAAATTAAAGGAACAAGATTATCAAATCAAACTCTTATATGTGGGTTTAGAAAGCCCAAGTCTTGCCAAGCAAAGAGTGAAAATAAGAGTAGCTAAGGGTGGACATCATGTTAATGATGAGACTATAGAAAAAAGAGATTATGAATCCTTAAGAAATTTAGCTAAAATCGCACATTTATGTGATGAGCTTATCATCTTTGATAATTCAACAAAATTTCAAAAAGTTTTAGAATGTAAAAATAGACAAATAAAAATCTTTCTAGAGCTTGAATGGATAAAGGATTTGGGAGTTTTAAATACTCTTAAACAAATACAACAAACTTAA
- a CDS encoding ABC transporter permease yields MITLKNIRKNIGEAKILKGIDLHISKGEFVAIIGQSGSGKTSLLNIIGTLDEPSSGSYLFENYEVTKLDKDEKAKLRREKIGFIFQRYNLLSLLSAKENVALPAVYAGKTSSQRDQRAKQLLSDLELQNKLNSKPNELSGGQQQRVSIARALMNGGDLILADEPTGALDSKSGIMVLEILQDLNAKGHTIVLVTHDPSIAAKAKRVIEIKDGEIIKDSQFAELPKQKASHKMPKELKNYALLKNQLTECFKIAYSSILSNKLRSLLTMLGVIIGIASVVCVVALGLGSQEQVLSSISRLGTNTIEIKAGRGFGDIRSGRSYLNLNDLKAVQSLPYLEAVEAQVSTSGIVTYKEISLNATGSGIGKNEFKIKGLNFAAGSSFDDEDILSSANVAVIDYNAHQQIFTDLDAQDVLNKTFIFSGQPFRVIGVLEKDTNRMFESTTVRIYAPYTTIMNKVTGDKRIKDIVAKVKDEANPTLAEAGIIRLLEIKRGKKDFFTINSDSIKQAIEENTRTMTILISSIALIALIVGGIGVMNIMLVSVSERTREIGIRMAVGARREDILMQFLIEAVMICAMGSILGVALSFAVVFIFNAISSDFLMIMSASSVVLGLLSSVLIGIIFGFFPAKNAANLNPISALSKE; encoded by the coding sequence ATGATCACTTTAAAAAATATACGCAAAAATATCGGCGAAGCAAAGATTTTAAAAGGCATTGATCTGCATATTAGTAAGGGCGAATTTGTTGCTATCATCGGGCAAAGTGGAAGTGGTAAAACAAGTCTTTTAAATATCATCGGCACACTTGATGAGCCAAGTAGCGGGAGTTATCTTTTTGAAAATTATGAGGTAACAAAGCTTGACAAGGACGAAAAGGCTAAGCTTAGACGCGAAAAGATAGGCTTTATCTTTCAAAGATACAATCTCTTAAGTCTTTTAAGTGCAAAAGAAAATGTTGCCCTACCTGCTGTATATGCAGGAAAAACAAGTTCTCAAAGAGATCAAAGAGCCAAACAGCTTTTAAGCGATCTTGAGCTTCAAAATAAACTTAATTCAAAGCCAAATGAACTTAGTGGCGGACAACAACAAAGAGTAAGTATCGCAAGGGCTTTGATGAATGGTGGGGATTTGATCTTAGCTGATGAGCCAACCGGTGCACTTGATAGCAAAAGCGGTATCATGGTGCTTGAAATTTTACAAGATCTTAATGCCAAGGGTCATACCATAGTGCTTGTAACGCATGATCCAAGTATAGCTGCCAAGGCAAAAAGAGTGATAGAAATCAAAGATGGCGAAATCATCAAAGATAGCCAATTTGCGGAGCTTCCAAAGCAAAAAGCAAGCCATAAAATGCCAAAGGAGCTTAAAAACTATGCCTTACTAAAAAACCAGCTCACCGAATGCTTTAAAATCGCTTATTCATCAATACTTTCAAATAAACTAAGATCGCTTTTAACCATGCTAGGCGTGATCATAGGCATTGCCTCTGTGGTTTGTGTCGTGGCTTTAGGACTTGGCTCACAAGAACAAGTGCTTTCTTCTATCTCAAGACTTGGCACAAATACGATAGAAATCAAAGCAGGTAGGGGTTTTGGCGATATTAGAAGTGGGAGAAGTTATCTTAATCTTAATGATCTTAAAGCTGTGCAAAGTCTGCCTTATCTTGAAGCTGTTGAGGCACAGGTTAGCACTTCTGGTATTGTTACTTATAAAGAAATTTCGCTAAATGCTACAGGAAGTGGCATAGGAAAAAATGAATTTAAGATCAAGGGGCTAAATTTCGCTGCTGGAAGCTCCTTTGATGATGAGGATATTTTATCAAGTGCAAATGTTGCTGTGATTGATTATAACGCTCATCAGCAAATTTTTACAGATCTTGATGCCCAAGATGTGTTGAATAAAACCTTTATTTTTAGCGGTCAGCCCTTTAGAGTCATAGGGGTGCTTGAAAAAGATACGAACAGAATGTTTGAAAGCACTACGGTTAGAATTTATGCTCCTTATACAACGATCATGAACAAGGTTACAGGAGATAAGAGGATAAAAGATATAGTTGCCAAGGTCAAAGATGAAGCAAATCCAACTCTAGCAGAAGCTGGCATTATCAGGCTTTTAGAGATCAAAAGAGGCAAAAAAGATTTTTTCACCATAAATTCAGATAGCATAAAACAAGCTATCGAAGAAAACACCCGCACAATGACGATTTTAATCTCCTCAATAGCCCTTATAGCCCTCATCGTAGGGGGTATTGGCGTGATGAATATCATGCTTGTTTCCGTGAGCGAACGCACAAGAGAAATTGGCATTCGCATGGCTGTTGGTGCTAGAAGAGAGGATATTTTAATGCAATTTTTGATTGAAGCTGTGATGATTTGTGCTATGGGTAGCATTTTGGGCGTGGCTTTGTCTTTTGCTGTTGTATTTATTTTTAATGCTATCAGCAGCGATTTTTTAATGATCATGTCTGCTAGCTCCGTGGTACTTGGGCTTTTAAGCTCGGTGCTTATAGGCATTATCTTTGGCTTTTTTCCAGCCAAAAACGCAGCAAATTTAAACCCTATCTCAGCCCTTTCAAAGGAATAG
- a CDS encoding HyaD/HybD family hydrogenase maturation endopeptidase, which translates to MKYLILGIGNIMFADEGIGVHLCKQLQKNYKFTHKEHSLDFIDGGTLAMQLSYIIARYDKMIVIDCIEADNASVGDVFFFPYETMPKSISWSGSAHEVEMLQTLQYMELMGDLPQTQILAVVPKRIKPMSFELSNEIVKASTIMQKSLLEYLSKEGFSYEKIADFSLQELANTSYKDE; encoded by the coding sequence TTGAAATACTTAATCTTAGGCATTGGAAATATCATGTTTGCAGATGAGGGCATAGGCGTTCATCTTTGCAAACAGCTTCAAAAAAACTACAAATTTACACACAAAGAGCATAGCCTTGATTTTATCGACGGAGGGACCTTGGCTATGCAACTTAGCTACATTATAGCTAGGTATGATAAAATGATCGTTATTGACTGCATAGAAGCAGATAATGCAAGTGTTGGAGATGTTTTTTTCTTTCCTTATGAGACTATGCCAAAGAGTATAAGTTGGAGTGGTTCAGCTCATGAGGTTGAAATGCTTCAAACTCTGCAGTATATGGAGCTTATGGGAGATTTACCCCAAACTCAAATTTTAGCCGTCGTTCCAAAGAGGATAAAGCCTATGAGCTTTGAGCTTTCAAATGAAATTGTAAAGGCAAGCACTATCATGCAAAAAAGTTTGTTAGAATACCTTAGCAAAGAGGGCTTTTCGTATGAGAAAATCGCAGATTTTTCCTTACAAGAGCTGGCAAATACTTCTTATAAGGATGAATAA
- a CDS encoding efflux RND transporter periplasmic adaptor subunit, producing MMKKYLIITFLALMFFLIIFFVFFKTEKPNFITQKVGKIDIEQSIEAIGEVYAKTQVDVGAQVSGQITKLYVKIGDRVKVGDLIAQIDKDKQQNELDITKAQLASAKAKLESNKVSLEIAKRQYEREQKLYAAKGTSLESLETSKSNFYTLKANVADLEAQVVQLEITLKNAQKDLDYTTITAPMEGIIINVAVDEGQTVNANQTTPTIVKIANLDEMEVKMEIAEADVGKLKVGELVRFSILSDPNTKFEAKIATIDPANTEISDATGSNSSSSSSSSSTAIYYYANFFVKNENNLLRIGMSTENQIIVASAKATLAVPTYAIKTDKQGYFVELLKDGQKINQPVKLGLKDSLNTQILEGLSEGEELIVSSDTSNVSKPKIPKR from the coding sequence ATAATGAAAAAATACCTTATCATCACATTTTTAGCCCTTATGTTTTTTTTGATCATTTTTTTTGTATTTTTTAAGACAGAAAAGCCAAATTTCATCACTCAAAAAGTGGGCAAAATAGACATTGAACAAAGCATTGAAGCTATTGGCGAGGTTTATGCCAAAACTCAGGTTGATGTGGGTGCTCAGGTTAGTGGACAAATCACTAAACTTTATGTTAAGATAGGAGATAGGGTAAAAGTAGGGGATTTGATCGCACAAATTGATAAGGATAAACAACAAAATGAGCTTGATATCACTAAAGCCCAGCTTGCAAGTGCTAAGGCTAAGCTTGAAAGCAACAAGGTTTCCCTTGAAATTGCTAAACGCCAATACGAAAGAGAGCAAAAGCTCTACGCTGCTAAAGGTACTTCGCTAGAAAGCTTAGAAACAAGCAAGAGTAATTTTTACACCCTAAAGGCTAATGTTGCTGATCTTGAGGCTCAGGTTGTTCAGCTTGAAATCACACTTAAAAATGCCCAAAAAGATCTTGACTACACCACGATAACAGCTCCTATGGAAGGTATCATCATCAATGTAGCCGTTGATGAGGGACAAACCGTAAATGCTAATCAAACCACGCCTACTATCGTAAAAATCGCAAATTTAGACGAAATGGAAGTTAAAATGGAAATTGCTGAAGCTGATGTGGGTAAGCTCAAGGTTGGAGAGCTAGTGAGATTTTCTATCTTAAGCGATCCAAATACCAAATTTGAAGCTAAAATAGCAACCATAGATCCAGCAAATACTGAAATTTCTGATGCAACAGGTTCAAATTCAAGCTCAAGTTCATCAAGTTCCAGCACAGCCATTTACTACTACGCAAATTTTTTTGTTAAAAATGAAAACAATCTCCTACGCATAGGCATGAGTACGGAAAATCAAATCATAGTAGCCTCTGCTAAAGCCACACTTGCTGTGCCAACTTATGCGATAAAAACAGATAAACAAGGGTATTTTGTCGAACTTTTAAAAGATGGACAAAAGATCAATCAGCCTGTAAAACTAGGGTTAAAAGATTCTTTAAATACTCAAATTTTAGAAGGACTAAGTGAGGGAGAAGAACTTATCGTAAGTTCGGATACAAGCAATGTTAGTAAGCCAAAAATTCCCAAAAGATAA